The nucleotide sequence AGCAGGCCCTGCGCATCTTACTTTTATCTTACAGAAAGATACTTTCACTCTTTAGCGTGACAAGGTTTTTCCTGTAAGAGAACAAAGCGGACAGGTCCGCAGGGGCTCCCTGAATCCCTCAATCATGAGGGACCTGGACGGTTTGCTGCGCCGAGCACAATTGCGAAGCAATATTTTCCTCCTGTGCGAGTGCGCATATTATTTTTTATCTTACAGGAAGACACTTTCACTCTTTAGCGTGACAAGGTCTTTCCTGTAAGGTAAAAAACTGCCCCGGAACCATCATGGCTCCGGGGCAGCGGCGTGTTGGGGAACACTTATTTATACGGGAAAGCATGCGTTCACTACAAATGTAAGAATGAAAATAGCACATGCCGGACCGTCAATATGGGAATCTTCTCCGCTGTTAATCAGCTTGCCTTCCATATCACAGATAAGAGCGGAAACGGTACCGAATACAACGCTCATGAACAGAGCAAAATAAAGATTTCCTGTGCTGGCATAAGACTGCACTGCCGCCTCAGCCGCAATAATCACAATATGATGGCATCCATAATATGCGTGTCCCATGGTGGCAAACACAAGACCGATGGCCGCAATACCAAAAATCATCTGGGGATAACATCCGCCAAAGGCCTCTACCGGAAATCCGGCTGAAACAGCGGCAACGAAAAGTCCTCCTACCATAATGCTGTAACCTATTCCGATTACAATCGTTGCAGATAATGCTTTGCCTTTGCTTATTGTTTCCGTTCCTGTCCTCAGTTTGCCTCCGAACACAAGGCGGACCAGGATTGCGGACAGGAAAACGGTAATTCCAGGCGCGTCCGTAATCAGACGGTTGGAGATGGTTCCTGCAAAAAGATTTGCAACTACCAGTTCTTTAAAGAGACATCCGATTACGCCGAATACTCCGCCCACCAGCAGTACACTGGCGTCATTTAATCCGGCCAGCGGAGTTGTAATATCCGCTCCGTTTTCCAGAATCCCTTTTTTCCTGGCGAATGCGGAGCCTGCTACCGCCCCGGCAAATGCGATATGGGGGCCGAAAAACGGTCCGAATGCGAAATAATTCAACAAAAGGTCAGATGCTTCCCCTGCACCGCACATCCCGGCTGCAGAACCCAAAATGGAAAATACACCTGTCAGAATAAACGCCGGCACACCTCCGATGGCCGCTGCAAATACACCTCCGCCAAAAGCGGCAATTACATATAAAATACTAATCATACTTTTACCTCCTCTTTTGCATACACTTTTCCCACTACATTGCGTTTCTGAGTTTTCTTACATTTTCTGAAATATTTCCTTCGAATATGGAGGAGCCGGCCACAAAAGTATCTGCTCCGCATTCTGCAATACTTCCGATGTTTAAGGGATTTACACCCCCGTCCACTTCCACTCTGACCGGCAGCCCTTCTTCTTCAATCATGTTCCGCAGCATACGGATTTTCCGGTCGCAACAGGTTATATATTTCTGTCCCCCGTATCCGGGATTCACTGTCATCTGCAGCACCATGTCCAGATCAGAAAGCAGATACCTGACGGTTTCCGGGGATGTTGCAGGATTCAGCGCCACCGCAGCCTTTTTTCCGCAGGCGCGAATCTGCTGAACAACCCGATGCAGATGCACACAGGCCTCCGCGTGAACACAGATGATATCCGCTCCCGCCGCTGCAAATTTTTCGATATGCCGCCCTGGTTCTTCTACCATCAGATGTACGTCGAATACCGCGTCTGTCAGAGACCGCAGAGACGTCACCACAGGAAGCCCAAAAGAAATCTCCGGTACGAACCTGCCGTCCATAACATCAATATGTATATAGTCCACCCCCGCTTTTACTGCTTCCAGAACGTCTTTTCCAAGTTCCGCAAAATCTGCGGACAGCACAGACGCCGCCAACACCTTTTTCACAATTGTTTCCTCCCTGTGGTTTTCCTGATTTCACCGTTACATTTCAGCCTTCTATATCATGAATCATACCGACTCTTTTTTCATGGCGTCCATTTCCTTCATATTCTGCTTCCAGCCATGCGGTTACAATGGCCTTTGCTGTTTCCGCCCCCACAATCCGGGCTCCAAACGCAATGATATTCGTATTGTTATGTTCTTTGGTAAGCCTTGCTGTCACCGGCTCGCTGCAGACGACAGCCCTTACCCCTTTTACCTTGTTTGCGGCAATGGAAATCCCTGCTCCGGTTCCGCAGATAAGTACGCCGGCGTCCACCTCTCCTTCTGCCACTGCCCTGCCGACACGTGCTCCGTAGACAGGATAGTCGCAGCTTTCTGTGGTATCTGTTCCGTAATTGATAACCCTGCAGCCCTTTTCCTCCAGAAATTTCTGAATTTCCTGCTTCAGCTCCACTGCTGCATGATCATTCCCGATACCGATTACCTTTGCCATGTTCCTGCTCCTTTCACCCTGCCTGCGCAAGACTGTTATGTTCCACGGTCTTATGAACCACAGTTTTCATCTGAGGCCAGGTCTCCATGTAACGTTCCATATAGAACTGGTATTCTTTATGGGCTTCCTCATTGGGAATATATTTCCGGTCAATACGCACCATCTTTTCTGCAGCTTCCTCAAAATCTTTGAAGATTCCTGCTCCTACCCCTGCAATCATACAGTCTCCCAGACAGCCTGCACTCTGATTTTCCACGGTAGTATACATGGGAACTCCGATAATATCCGCATGCATCTGCATCCAGAAAGGAGATGTTGCCAGACCGCCGCAGGCATAAATTTCATTCACCTCGTATCCCGCGTTTTTCATGCTGACAATACAGTGGTTTGCACCATAGGCAACTCCCTCAAACACGGCTCTCGCCATATGAGCTGTCGTTGTTCCAATGGACAGTCCCCAGAACATGCCTCTCGCTTTGGAATCGGAATAAGGGGCGCGGTTCCCCTGAAAATAATCCATCATCACCAGTCCTTCGCTTCCGATTGGAACTTCCGATGCTTTTTCAGAAATCAGGTCATAAATATTCATCTCTCTGTTTATTGCTTCTTCCATCCAGGAACCTGGAAGCAGGTTATTCCGGAACCAGGTCAGAATGGAGCCTGCCGCTGTCTGACCGCCTTCCAGAAGGCTGGTTCCCTCATACATACAGTTGGGATACGTCCCGTTCACACCTGCTTCATGAAAATCTTCCGGAGAAAGCCCCAGCAGACAGGTGGACGTTCCGCCAATCAGCGTCATGCCATTCGGTTTTACACCGCCCACGCCAAACATACATGCGTTGCAGTCTGCCGTTCCCTGTACCACAATTGTTTTTTCGCTCAGGCCAAACTCTCTGGCAGCCTCCGGGCTGACCGGCCCGATGACCTCGCCCACACGAAGGATTTCTTCCGGGAATTTTTCCACCATGTCATCCAGGCCGCAGGCATGATAGAAGTCCAGCGGATATCCTCCGTTGGCGTCATCATAATGCCAGCGGAATGCGGCAATAGACATGCAGACCGTTTTTTTGCCTGTCAGCTTCCAGTTCATCCAGTCTTCAAACTCAAACAGCGTTTTGGTTTTCGCCCAGTTTTCCGGTTCATGCTTTTTCATCCACATGCATTTTGGAACCATAATATCCGCCCGGCTGTTAGGCTTGTAAAATCTTGTGGCCGCATATTTATCTCCCAGCCTGTCAATTTCCGCCGCTTCTTCCGTAGCGCGGACATCCATCCACAGAATCGGAGTGCGCACCGTTTCGTCGTTCTCATCCAGAAAAACAATGGTATTGGTTGTGGCGTCACAGGTCAGTGCGACAATATCCTCCACATCCACGCCGGCTTTTTTGATACATTCCGGTATGGCCTTTTTGAGGGCCTCCCACCAGCCCCTGTCGTCCTGCTCTGCCCATCCGTTTCTCGGATAGGTGGTAGCATACTCCTGAATATCATAGGCCCGGTTCTGGCCTCTCAGATCAAACAGCGCCACCCGCACGCTTCCTGTTCCTGCATCAATCCCCATTAAATATTTTGCCATTTCCTTTCTCCTTTCGCTTTTGCACCTCTATATAAAGGCCTGCTGTCCGGCAGGCCCTGTGGCCTTCTCTGCCGTGAAAGTCAGCAGCTTTCACAGTATGGTTTTTATTTCTCTGTAAATCCCCTTACCATCCAGTCCGTATTTTTCAATCAGCTTCGCCGCCGGGCCGGATTCCCCATATACATCGTTGATACCAATCCGCTTTATTTTTGCCGGATGTTTTTCGCTCAGCACTTCGCACACTGCCCCTCCAAGGCCTCCAATGACTGAGTGCTCTTCCACAGTGACAATTTTTCCGGTTTCTTCTGCCGCCCGAATCAGAATTTCTTCATCCAGAGGCTTGATGGTATGTATATTAATAACTCTTACAGAAATGCCTTCTGCTGCAAGAAGGTCTGCCGCATCCAGTGCGGAACTTACACAGAGTCCGGTCGCTACAATCGTCAAATCCGTACCCTCCCGCAGAACCACTCCTTTTCCAATTTCAAATCTGTAATCGGGGTTATCATTAATCACCGGAACAGCAAGCCGTCCGAATCTCAGATACACCGGGCCTTCCAGTTCATAAGCCGCTTTCACTGCCGCTTTTGCTTCCACATCGTCCGCCGGACTGATAATGGTCATTCCGGGAATGGTCCGCATCAGGGCAATGTCTTCGTTGCACTGATGGGTAGCCCCGTCTTCTCCCACGGAAATTCCTGCATGGGTAGCTCCGATTTTTACATTCAGATGGGGATAACCAATGGAATTACGTATCTGTTCAAAGGCCCGTCCTGCGGCAAACATGGCAAAACTGCTGGCAAAGGGTACCATTCCTGCCGCGGCGATTCCTGCCGCCACACCCATCAGATTGGATTCTGCAATTCCGCAGTCGAAAAAACGTTCCGGAAAGGCTTTTTTAAATGTCCCTGTTTTCGTAGCGGCTGCAAGGTCCGCATCCAGAACCACCACATCCTCATGCTCTCTGCCCAGTTCCACAAGGGCTTCCCCATAACTGACCCTGGTGGCAATCTTCTTTACTTCTGACATAATGCTTCCCCCGCTTTCTTCAGTTCTTCCATGGCTGTCTCATACTGCCCGTCATCTGGCGCAGTTCCGTGCCAGGACACCTGGTTTTCCATAAAAGAAACGCCTTTGCCCTTTACGGTTTTTGCTATGATAGCAGTGGGAACGCCTCTGGTCTCCCTGGCTTCCCGAAAAGCTGCCTCAAGCTGCGCAAAATCATTTCCATCTGCCACATTAATCACATGGAACTGAAAAGATTCAAATTTTTTATCTATGGGATATGGTGAATTTACTTCTTCCACAGGCCCGTCAATCTGGAGTCCGTTGTTGTCCACAATTACCACCAGATTATCCAGTTTTTTGGCAGCGGCAAACATGGCTGCTTCCCATACCTGACCTTCTTCCAGTTCACCGTCTCCCAGAAGGGTATATACCCGGTAAGACTTTTTCTGCAGCTTTCCGGCAAGAGCCATGCCGCAGGCTGCGGAAATCCCCTGTCCCAGAGAGCCGCTGGACATGTCAATGCCGGGCGTATGCTGTCTGCAGGGATGTCCCTGCAAATGAGAACCAATCTGACGCAGTGTCAGAAGGTCTTCTACCGGAAAATACCCTTTCTGTGCCAGCGCCGCGTAGAGTCCCGGCGCCGTATGGCCTTTTGACAGGACAAAGCGATCCCGTTCCGGGTCTTTGGGACATTCCGGATTCACATTCATTTCCGCAAAATACAGATATGTAAAAATCTCTGCGGCAGACAGGGAGCCGCCCGGATGTCCCGCCTTTGCTGCATGAACGCTCTCGATAATGCCTTTTCTCACTTCGTTTGCCATTTTCTGAAGTTCTAATCTGTTCATACCATCCTCCTGCACGCTTATGCCCCAAAAACAGCCCGGTAATCTTCCTGGAATTTTACTATTCCCGCATCTGTCAGAGGGTGTTTCGTCATGGTTTCGATTACTTTATAAGGAACGGTTGCAATATCTGCGCCGGCAAGGGCACAGTCCGTCACATGGATGGGGTTGCGCACACTGGCTGCAATAATCTGCGTCTCAATTCCCGCAATTTTAAAAATCTGCGCGATTTCCTGAATCAGATCCACGCCCCGGACATTGATGTCGTCCAGACGTCCCAGGAACGGAGATACATAAGTAGCTCCCGCTCTGGCTGCCAGGAGAGCCTGATTTGCATGGAATACCAGAGTCACATTTGTTTTGATTCCTTCGGCAGTCAGGGCTTTGCAGGCTTTCAGCCCTTCGGCGGTCATGGGAATTTTCACTACCATGTTGGGATGGATTTTTGCAATTTCCCGGCCTTCCGCAATCATGCCTTCCGCGTCCGTAGTGGTGGCTTTTACCTCTCCGCTGATGGGCCCGTCCACAATTCCCGCAATCTCTGCAATAACTTCTTTAAAATCCCGGCCTTCCTTTGCAATCAGGGAAGGATTGGTGGTAACGCCGCAAATCACTCCCATGTCATTGGCTTTTTTAATATCTTCCACATTGGCAGTATCAATAAAAAATCTCATGGTTACGCCCCCTTTTCAAAATCAACAATTCTCTGTACTTTGTCTCCGGATCTTCCGTTCTCATCAAAGGTACAGGACAGATATTCTTTTACCATCATTTTTGCAAGCTGGATACCTACCACCTGAGCTCCCATGGTAATAATATTGGCGTGGTTGGAAAGTTCCGCCCGCTGGGCCTGATACACATCATGAATGCAGGCTGCATATGCGCCTTTCACCTTGTTAGCCGCAATGGAAACCCCGATTCCTGTTCCGCATACCACAATTCCACGGTCGAATTCTTTTGCAGCTACCGCCTGGGCACATTTTATGGCTACGTTCGCGTAAATGGGATCTTCGCTTCCGAAATCTGTCACCTCATGGCCAAGCTCTTTTACATATTCCATCAGTTCCTCTTTAAATTCTGCGGCGTTTGGGTCGCAGCCGAATACTATTTTCATATTTTTTCCTCCATAAATGCTTCGCATTGCTTCCTTTCTGGAAATGCTTCGCATTTGCCTTCTTCCCTCAAAATGCTTCGCATTGCCTTCTTCCTACAAATAATTTTTCATTTCTCCCAGTGAATCATAGATACAGGTGGGCACTGTGCCCGATTCTTCTACCGTCTGCATGGTGGCTTCCCCGGTCAGCACCAAAAATCCTTTTGCCCCGTTGTTTACACCTGTAGCTACATCTGTATACAGGCGATCGCCTACAAAAGCAATTTCTTCTGTGTGATACCCCGTAATCTCCGTAATCATATCTACGGTTTCTTTCCAGGGTTTTCCCAGAAACCGGGGCTCAATTCCGGTGGATTCCGTAATCAGCCTGCACATGGCTCCGCAGTCCGGCATAAATCCATATTCCGTAGGACAGTTGGTATCCATGTGGGTGGCGATAAAGGGAACTCCATTGCGGACATAGTGACAGATTTTATCCAGCTTTTCATAAGTCAGCGTCGTGTCAAAGCTCTGTACCGCCACATCGGGATTTTCCTCCACAAGATGGATGCCCCGCTGCTGCCAGTTTTCTTCCAGAAGGGGCGTGCCATTCAGATATACGCTCGCTCCCGGATAATTTACTTCCAGAAATTCTGCGCAGACGTCTCCGGCTGTCACAATTTTATCTTCCGTCACATCCAGCCCCAGCTTATGGAGCTTTTCCACATATATGGAAGGTACCTTGGAAGCATTGTTGGTAAAGAAAATATAATCGCGGTCTTCCATCTTTTCCACAGCCCGGATAAATTCCAGAGAACCTTCAATCATCCGATCCCCCAGGTAAACCGTACCGTCCATATCCAGAACAAACAGTTTTACTCCTTTCAGAGCATCTTTTTTCTTCATCATAAGTCTGCCCTCTTATCCATAAATTTCTTTTGTAATCTTCTCTGCGATTTCTTCCAGACGTCCCTTTTCTTTCGCATACTGCAGGATGGAATAACGGGGACGTACTTTCCACCCTTCCAGAAGGCTCTGATGGAACAAATCGCGCTCAATGCCGATTTCCTTCGGGTCTGCCGGTGCGCCTCCTTTTCTCAGCAGTTCCTCAATCTCCTGATGAGACGGACAGAGCCGGGCAGTTCCTTCCGGCAGCATATCTTTCATTTCCTCGAAAAATCTTGCAATCACCGGTGTTGCAACCCCCACCTGAATGCCATGATGATTGGGATTCAGGCCTCTGGCAATAAAATCCATTTCCCAGAAATGGGACAGCATATGTTCCGCACCGGAAGCCGGCCTTGACATATTTACAAGGGCCATGGCCACTCCGGTCAGGGTCAGCGCCTCCAGCAACGCTCCCAGAGCTTCCGCATCTCTCGTCTTCAGTCCTGCCGCCTTTGAGAAGCATTTGTCCAGCGCCCGGTTTACCAGTTCCACGCAGGTATCGCAGCGGTAATCGTTGTTGGCTTTCACTGCCAGATCCCAGTCCACAATTGCAGTGATTTTTCCCACCACATCGCCGAATCCTGCCTGAATCAGATCATCGGGAGCAGTCTGTAAAATATCTGTGTCGCCAATCAGTCCGTAAGTCAGATGAGCGTCATAGGAATATTTATATCCGGCGGAAATCAGCGGCGCTCCGTCTGCCACGTATCCGTCCATGGAAGGCGCGGTAGCTACAATGATATAGGGCAGCCCGGTACGTGAAGTTACATATTTTACGGAATCATTGATGACACCGGACCCCACTGCAATCATCAGTTTCACATCCGGATCCTGTTCCTGCAGAATCCGCCCCACCACGGATTCATCGGGAATCAGAATATCATCGCCGGAATCAAACAACAGCTCTTTCAGATGGAATCCGTCATTTTTCAGAAGTTCCACCGCTTTCTGTCCTGCCACCTTATATGTATTCTGGTCAAAGACAACCAGAATTTTTTCATTTTTGAAAGGTGCTGCCACTTTCGGCAGTTCCTCTATGGCTCCTTTTCGGATGACCATATCATGGACGCTGAAATTGTGATGGCGGCCGCAGGAACAGTCAAATTCTGTCCGGGGCATTTCGTTAATGCTCATGTTTAAAATCTCGTTCATAGTCTACCTCCTCCTGGTACTGACCAGCGGCTTTCTTTTTTCTTTCTCTGGAAAGCCGGTAATCGGGTGTTTTGCATTTCATGGCCATATCATAGTTCCCCGCCCAGTTTTTGTCAATAGATTTTCCGCATATATATTTACATTATTTCACTTTTTATACTATTTTTATTTATTTTATCTTATTTATTTCATTTTATTTTTACATATGTAAATATATTTTATTTTTCTCTCTGTTCTTCGCGTATTCTGTTCAGACGCTTCATCACATCATTTGCGCCCTTTCCAAAATATTCGTGAAGTGTCACATATTCCATGTAAAGCCTGTCATAAACTGCTGCATTTTCCGGATTTGGCGTATAAACTTTTTCATGAAGTTTTCCGATTTTCCGGGCTATATCACTGGCGTTTTTATATCCGGTCACTTCTTCTCCTGCCGCTGCAATGCCAAGAATGGCTGCTCCCAGAGCACTGGCCTGGGTGCTTGCAGAAACCCTGATACTGCGTTTGCAGATGTCAGAATACACCTGAACCAGCATACTGTTTTTCACCGGTATTCCGCCGCTTAACACAACGGAATCCACCTTTACCCCTGCTTTTTCAAAGGATTCTATAATCATTCTGGTTCCGTAAGCTGTGGCTTCTATTAAGGCCAGATAGATTTCTTCCGGTTTTGTCAGAAGATTCATGCCCATAATCAGCCCGTTCAGGTTAAAATCCATCAATGGAGAGCGAACCCCGTTAAACCAGTCAAGGGCCACCAGCCCGCTCTGACCGGCCTTATATCCTTCCAGTTTCTGTGTTAATAACTGATGAACGGAAATTCCTTTATCTCTTGCTTCCAGCCAGTAGCTTTCCGGCACGCAGTTATCCACAAACCAGGCAAAATGATCTCCAACGCAGCACTGGCCTGCTTCATATCCAAAATATCCGGGCATAATTCCGTCTTTTACCAGACCGCCGACTCCCTCAATACCCGCTTCTATCTCGGAAAGCATCATATGGCAGGAGGAGGTTCCCACAATAATCATCATTTCACCCGTTTTTCCGATTCCGCATCCGGGCAGCGAGGCATGGGCGTCAATAATGCCGGTGCCCACAGGGGTTCCTTCCAGCAGCCCCATCCGTTCTGCCATGGACGGACAGAGATATCCCGCTGTTTCTCCAATGGATTTGACAGGGGCATTCATTTTTTCTTCCACAAAATTTTCCATGGCCGGATCCAGCGCCCGAAAAAATTCTCTGGTGGGATATCCGGTATCATGGCGGTAAAAGGCCTTATATCCCGCGCCGCAGGCGCTTCTGGTTTCCACCCCGGTCATTTTCCAGATCACCCAGTCCAGGGCCTCCATCATTCCGTCAGCCTGTTTGTATACTTCCGGCGCATTGCGCAGGGTCTCAAGGACTTTGGGAATCATCCACTCGCTGGAAACCTTTCCGCCGTATAAATCAATCCACTTTTCACCGCGTTCTTTAATCACCTGGTCGATGAACTGTGCCTCCTGTTCTGCCCCGTGATGTTTCCACAGTTTGACATATGCATGAGGCTCATTCTTAAATTCTTCCAGCTGACACATGGGGGTCATGTCGCTTTTCACCGACATAACCGTAGAAGAAGTAAAATCAACGCCGATGCCCACCACTTCCTCCGGAAAAATTTCTTTCTGGGAAACAACAGATTTCACCGTTGCAATCAGTCCGTCCAGATAATCCTGCGGGTCCTGCAGGGCCCACCCCGGCGCCAGTGCGGCTCCCGACGGAATCCGTTCTTCCATCACCCCGTGAGGATACTCATACACGCTGCTGGCAACTTCTTCCCCTGTGTTGATATCCACCAGCAGAGATCTGACTGACAATGTTCCATAATCCACTCCAATTGCATATTTACCCATAATTCTTCTCCTTTTGTATGTATTCTTATCACCATTCAGAATCCTGCCGGAGCCTGACAGACCTGTCCGGGACTCAGCAGCTCTTCTGAAAATATGTTTCCATATCATCTGCGTATTGTTCCAGCAGCCCCAGATCCCACAGAATCTGCAGGATTGTGAAACGGTTCCGCACTTCTTTGGCAAGGATAATCCCGTCTTTTACCTGTTTCATGGAAATTCCAATCTGCTGGGGGGTAACAGGCGCGCCAGGTTCTTCCAGCATCTGTCTCATTTCTTCCGAGTCAGGAAGTTCTTCCGAAATCAGCGAAACCAGCTCCGGCCACACTTCTTCCAGCCGTTCCAGACGCTTCAGACGTTTCCTCTGGCTGTTTTTCCCGCATTCTTCTTCCAGTGCAAGGATTCCCTCTGCAGCGTCCTTATAACATTCACATACTTTTGCTTTCCAGGCATCTTTGTCAAATTCCAGCTCTTTCAGAGCGGAAAAGTCCACCTTTTCCTGTGCCAGCCTGCGGTACATGTTCAGTACCGTCAGAAGGCCGACCCCAACCTTGATTCCGTGCAGGACCGGCTTCTTTCCTTCCATCTGGAACTGCATTTCCCAGTAATGTGAAAGATGGTGCTCACTGCCGGAAGCCGGACGGGAATTGCCCACAAAGCTCATGGCCACTCCGGTAAGGACCAGTGCTTCTGTGATTGCTTTTACGGCCTCCGGATTTCTGTCTTTGATCCGGCTGCTCTGTTCTGCCACAACTGTCACCGCCTGCCTTACCATATCCGCAATTTTTTCACAGTAATATTCCCCTTCAATCAGATGAGCCATTTTCCAGTCCATCAGGCAGGTGTATTTTCCAAGGATATCTCCAAGCCCTGCCACAATCATTTCCATGGGCGCCTGTGAAAGCACTTCCGTATCTCCGATAATGGCCACCGGCACATGGGCGTCATAAGTTGTCTTCACATGGTTTGTAATCAACGCCGCCCCCACGGAAGCAAAGCCGTCCATGGAAGGAGCTGTTGCACAGACCATATAGTCCACTCCAACCTGGAAGCTGATAAATTTACAGAGGTCATTCAAAGTCCCTGAACCCACAGCAAGTATCAGGTCTGTTTTTCCTGGAAACGCTGTTATTACCGTTCCTGCCGCCTTTTCATCCGGAACCAGTTCTTTTTCCTGAATAACCAGGTACTTATGGTCAATCCCCCTGCTGCAAAGCAGCTCTTCCACTGCTTTTCCGGCTGCCTCCCAGGTATTCACATCACATACCATGAAGACATGTGCGTAGCCCATTTCCTGAATAAGGCCCGGAAGCCTCTTAAGGGCTCCTTTCTCAATATCAATTTTTTTCAGCATCGTTCTGTGTTCATGGCCGCAGCTGCATGCCATGGGTTTTCCAAGATACTGCTCTAACTGAATGGATTGTGTCATTTCTCTTTCCTCCTGTAACATTTTCAGTACGTCAAACTGACTTGTCTGTTGTTGTTTTGTATTATATATAAAAAATTCTTACCGTCAACATGCACAAAAACCCTTGATTACTAATCATTTTTATTATATAATTAAACAAAATTTTGATTAACAGGGAAGTGTTTCCATTTTATCCAAAATAAGGACTTTTG is from Lachnospiraceae bacterium JLR.KK002 and encodes:
- a CDS encoding ribulokinase, which translates into the protein MGKYAIGVDYGTLSVRSLLVDINTGEEVASSVYEYPHGVMEERIPSGAALAPGWALQDPQDYLDGLIATVKSVVSQKEIFPEEVVGIGVDFTSSTVMSVKSDMTPMCQLEEFKNEPHAYVKLWKHHGAEQEAQFIDQVIKERGEKWIDLYGGKVSSEWMIPKVLETLRNAPEVYKQADGMMEALDWVIWKMTGVETRSACGAGYKAFYRHDTGYPTREFFRALDPAMENFVEEKMNAPVKSIGETAGYLCPSMAERMGLLEGTPVGTGIIDAHASLPGCGIGKTGEMMIIVGTSSCHMMLSEIEAGIEGVGGLVKDGIMPGYFGYEAGQCCVGDHFAWFVDNCVPESYWLEARDKGISVHQLLTQKLEGYKAGQSGLVALDWFNGVRSPLMDFNLNGLIMGMNLLTKPEEIYLALIEATAYGTRMIIESFEKAGVKVDSVVLSGGIPVKNSMLVQVYSDICKRSIRVSASTQASALGAAILGIAAAGEEVTGYKNASDIARKIGKLHEKVYTPNPENAAVYDRLYMEYVTLHEYFGKGANDVMKRLNRIREEQREK
- a CDS encoding sn-glycerol-1-phosphate dehydrogenase, yielding MTQSIQLEQYLGKPMACSCGHEHRTMLKKIDIEKGALKRLPGLIQEMGYAHVFMVCDVNTWEAAGKAVEELLCSRGIDHKYLVIQEKELVPDEKAAGTVITAFPGKTDLILAVGSGTLNDLCKFISFQVGVDYMVCATAPSMDGFASVGAALITNHVKTTYDAHVPVAIIGDTEVLSQAPMEMIVAGLGDILGKYTCLMDWKMAHLIEGEYYCEKIADMVRQAVTVVAEQSSRIKDRNPEAVKAITEALVLTGVAMSFVGNSRPASGSEHHLSHYWEMQFQMEGKKPVLHGIKVGVGLLTVLNMYRRLAQEKVDFSALKELEFDKDAWKAKVCECYKDAAEGILALEEECGKNSQRKRLKRLERLEEVWPELVSLISEELPDSEEMRQMLEEPGAPVTPQQIGISMKQVKDGIILAKEVRNRFTILQILWDLGLLEQYADDMETYFQKSC